One window of the Colletotrichum destructivum chromosome 6, complete sequence genome contains the following:
- a CDS encoding Putative Thioesterase domain, HotDog domain superfamily, giving the protein MDHNTGASASASQLPQTLSELEALPWCRALLKSPGITTFTPQSRDPKNLNPHDRLFGKTLNHSEGIPACISFHPESPGQSVITKLSTLFALSQGIDGYPGIAHGGMTAVLIDEVLGVLIQRNMDTDRDHPVFKMNTVTSSMDIKYLKPIVTPGVVLGVGQIKEIRGKKLLLRAVLKDANGVDLATCDSVWIGIPRVKM; this is encoded by the coding sequence ATGGATCACAACACAGGCGCCTCAGCAAGCGCGAGCCAACTGCCACAGACGCTGAGCGAACTCGAGGCGCTTCCATGGTGTCGCGCGCTCCTAAAGAGCCCCGGCATCACAACCTTCACCCCGCAATCCCGCGACCCAAAGAACTTGAACCCGCACGACAGGCTCTTCGGCAAGACACTCAACCACTCGGAGGGTATACCGGCGTGTATCAGCTTCCACCCCGAGAGCCCAGGACAGTCCGTCATCACCAAATTATCGACGCTCTTCGCACTCTCGCAAGGCATCGACGGTTATCCAGGGATCGCCCATGGCGGCATGACCGCAGTGCTCATCGACGAGGTGCTCGGCGTCCTCATCCAGAGGAACATGGATACTGACAGAGATCACCCGGTGTTCAAGATGAACACCGTGACCTCGTCGATGGACATCAAATACCTCAAGCCGATTGTCACGCCAGGGGTTGTTCTTGGGGTCGGGCAGATCAAGGAAATTCGCGGCAAGAAGCTGCTTCTCCGGGCGGTATTGAAGGACGCAAATGGGGTGGACTTAGCGACTTGCGACTCTGTATGGATTGGGATCCCGAGGGTGAAGATGTAA
- a CDS encoding Putative NmrA-like domain, NAD(P)-binding domain superfamily yields the protein MVVVAVAGGTGNVGRTLVEAIVAAGKHEVKILARKANPELEKKLGASIIAVDYADIEATTKVLEDNNVHTVISAINMMPPTGEAPREFELIRAADASTTTKRFITSGWGVPHTEKQGSQLPSIPNKLKAKALLKETKGLEYTVIHNGYFLDYWATPAIPSNMTPFTLVLDIPNNVATIPGSGNTPVAFTHTADVSKFVAAALDLEKWEPETFIVGDKVTWNEFLQHAEAAKDTKFKVTYDSVDKLKTGQVTELPSHVPVYPFFPKEALQGMASLFGLWFEDGVFDLPPAGTKTLNEIFPEIKAWTVKDILNAAWKKA from the exons ATGGTCGTCGTTGCAGTTGCTGGAGGTACCGGAAACGTTGGGCGAACTTTGGTTGAGGCCATTGTCGCCGCTGGCAAACATGAGGTCAAGATTCTCGCCAGAAAG GCAAACCCTGAActggagaagaagcttgGAGCTTCCATAATCGCTGTTGACTATGCCGACATTGAGGCCACAACCAAGGTCCTTGAAGACAACAACGTTCACACCGTCATCTCCGCCATCAATATGATGCCCCCGACAGGCGAAGCTCCCAGGGAGTTTGAACTGATCCGTGCCGCCGATGCATCAACGACAACTAAAAGATTCATCACGAGCGGCTGGGGCGTGCCCCATACTGAGAA ACAAGGCAGTCAACTGCCCTCAATTCCTAACAAGCTCAAAGCTAAGGCTCTGCTGAAAGAGACCAAAGGCCTCGAGTACACAGTTATCCACAACGGATACTTCTTGGACTACTGGGCAACGCCTGCTATCCCGTCCAACATGACTCCTTTCACactcgtcctcgacatcccAAACAACGTTGCGACCATTCCTGGGTCTGGTAACACTCCTGTTGCATTCACTCACACCGCAGACGTGAGCAAGTttgtcgccgccgctttGGACCTCGAGAAGTGGGAGCCTGAGACTTTCATTGTTGGTGATAAGGTCACCTGGAATGAGTTTCTTCAGCATGCGGAGGCTGCCAAGG ACACGAAGTTCAAGGTTACCTACGACAGTGTCGACAAGTTGAAGACTGGACAGGTGACGGAGCTCCCTTCCCATGTTCCTGTGTatcccttcttccccaaggAGGCCTTGCAGGGCATGGCTTCCTTGTTTGGTCTGTGGTTCGAGGACGGAGTTTTTGACCTTCCCCCTGCTGGTACCAAGACCCTCAACGAGATTTTCCCCGAAATCAAGGCTTGGACTGTCAAGGACATCCTCAACGCTGCTTGGAAGAAGGCCTAG
- a CDS encoding Putative oligopeptide transporter, OPT superfamily produces MANEKNDAPVTPTEVGRTQGLLTDEKLPADAHTHEISRLDSEEQVFESHLNVTEDDLIEAKAIAANLTLEGVQKMMKNVLRIHDRDPNFPHTVLMKIHEFLDNENVFENPEKHEQIIWEMKLEAALITNNSPYSEVRAVVDNKDDPNLPCGTIRAWTIGIFFSVFLAFINQLFSIRQPAISIESNVAQLLAFPIGKAWEKIMPNVVFTVFGHKLPLNPGRFNKKEHMLIAIMANTAKSLPYTQYIVWTQVLPQYFNQPYAKSFAYQILIALSTNFIGYGLAGLTRRFIVYPSYCVWPASLVTIALNSALHNETNVAVPGPFKRLYSMTRYKFFLWSFGAMFIYFWFPNYLFEVLTFFSWMTWIAPSNHNLEILTGFRNGLGMFNPWPTFDWNVMLFDSVDPLMVPAFSTFNRTLGMFLLGFVIMGLYFTNAWNTAYLPINSNRVYDHFGKLYNVSRALDDRGMYDHAKYMDYSAAYLAAANTLVYGAFFAMYAAAVTHVAIFHRYEIMMGFKNIWASIRRKKTVPEDGDDGEYKDVHNRLMAAYPEVSEWWYLGTLIVAAGLGFAGVAGWPTYTTPGVVPYGIFLAVVFVIPIGIIKAMTGVEVTLNVLAEFIGGMWVEGNALAMNFFKSFGYVTCAHAVHFANDLKVAHYLKIPPRQTFACQMIATLISTFVCTGVINFQVEIPKVCTPEAPMRFFCPGPNTFFTAAVLWGTIGPIKVFGHQGQYNYLLLGFPLGIILPIIFYFLIKWSPRNRYLRQFHPVALFYGGVNWAPYSFSYAWPAVPIAWLSWIYVKNRYLAFWSKYNFVLSASFSAGIAIAGILMLFTVQWLGAEVDWWGNSQVSAGCEGKACTLKTLAEGERFYPWWNPSQVPAP; encoded by the exons ATGGCGAACGAGAAGAACGACGCGCCCGTCACTCCCACTGAGGTGGGGAGGACCCAAGGTCTTTTGACCGACGAGAAGCTTCCTGCT GATGCGCATACCCATGAGATTAGCCGTTTGGATTCTGAGGAACAAGTCTTCGAATC TCACCTCAACGTTACTGAGGATGACCTCATtgaggccaaggccatcgccgccaacctCACACTAGAGGGAGTCCAAAAG ATGATGAAAAACGTTCTTAGAATCCATGATCGCGACCCCAACTTTCCTCACACTGTTCTTATGAAGATCCACGAGTTCCTTG ACAACGAGAACGTGTTCGAGAACCCCGAGAAGCACGAACAGATCATTTGGGAGATGAAGTTGGAGGCTGCCCTGATCACGAACAACAGCCCCTACTCCGAAGTTCGAGCTGTCGTCGACAACAAGGATGACCCTAATCTTCCCTGCGGAACGATCAGAGCGTGGACGATCGGTATTTTCTTCTCTGTTTTCCTGGCTTTCATCAACCAG CTCTTCAGTATTCGTCAACCGGCTATCAGCATCGAGTCCAACGTCGCTCAGCTGCTGGCCTTTCCTATTGGTAAGGCCTGGGAGAAGATCATGCCGAACGTTGTCTTCACTGTCTTTGGGCACAAGCTGCCGCTCAACCCCGGACGATTCAACAAGAAGGAGCACATgctcatcgccatcatggccaacaCGGCCAAGAGTCTGCCGTACACTCAGTACATTGTCTGGACACAAGTCCTTCCCCAGTACTTCAACCAGCCTTACGCAAAGAGCTTCGCCTACCAAATCCTGATTGCCCTCTCCACCAACTTCATCGGATACGGCCTGGCCG GTTTGACCCGACGATTCATTGTGTACCCCTCCTACTGCGTCTGGCCTGCCTCGCTTGTCACCATCGCCCTCAACTCAGCCCTTCACAACGAGACCAACGTTGCGGTGCCTGGACCCTTCAAGAGGCTGTACTCCATGACTCGCTACAAGTTTTTCTTGTGGTCTTTCGGTGCCATGTTCATCTACTTCTGGTTCCCCAACTACCTCTTCGAGGTTCTGACCTTCTTCTCATGGATGACGTGGATCGCCCCCAGCAATCACAACCTGGAGATCTTGACGGGATTCCGCAATGGCTTGGGCATGTTCAACCCCTGGCCTACCTTTGACTGGAACGTCATGTTGTTCGACAGCGTCGATCCCTTG ATGGTCCCGGCTTTCTCCACCTTCAACCGAACCCTCGGCATGTTCCTGCTCGGATTCGTTATCATGGGACTCTACTTTACCAACGCCTGGAACACTGCCTACCTCCCCATCAACTCCAACCGTGTCTACGACCACTTTGGCAAGCTGTACAACGTCTCGCGTGCTCTCGACGACCGTGGCATGTATGACCACGCGAAGTACATGGACTACTCGGCCGCCtaccttgccgccgccaacacTTTGGTCTACGGTGCCTTCTTCGCCATGTACGCCGCTGCTGTTACGCACGTTGCCATCTTCCACCGTTACGAGATCATGATGGGTTTCAAGAACATCTGGGCCAGCATCCGCCGTAAGAAGACTGTCCCGGAggatggtgacgatggcgagtACAAGGATGTCCACAACCGTCTCATGGCCGCCTACCCTGAAG TTTCGGAGTGGTGGTACCTAGGAACCCTCATAGTTGCAGCTGGACTTGGTTttgccggcgtcgcgggATGGCCTACCTACACCACACCAGGCGTCGTCCCCTACGGTATCTTCTTGgctgtcgtcttcgtcatccccaTCGGGATTATCAAGGCGATGACCGGTGTCGAAGTTACGCTCAACGTCTTGGCCGAGTTCATCGGTGGTATGTGGGTGGAGGGCAACGCGCTTGCCATGAACTTCTTTAAGTCCTTTGG CTACGTTACCTGCGCTCACGCTGTCCACTTTGCGAACGATCTCAAGGTCGCCCACTACCTGAAGATCCCGCCTCGTCAGACCTTCGCCTGCCAGATGATTGCCACCCTCATCTCGACCTTTGTGTGCACCGGTGTCATCAACTTCCAAGTTGAAATTCCCAAAGTTTGCACTCCCGAAGCGCCGATGCGTTTCTTCTGTCCCGGTCCGAACACCTtcttcaccgccgccgtcctttGGGGCACCATCGGTCCCATCAAGGTCTTCGGCCACCAGGGACAGTACAACTATCTCCTGCTCGGCTTCCCCCTTGGAATCATCCTGCCCATCATCTTCTACTTCCTCATCAAGTGGTCCCCTAGGAACCGTTACCTCCGCCAGTTCCACCCTGTGGCCCTCTTCTACGGCGGTGTCAACTGGGCCCCTTACAGCTTCTCCTACGCCTGGCCTGCTGTTCCCATTGCGTGGCTGTCGTGGATCTATGTTAAGAACCGCTACTTGGCCTTCTGGTCCAAGTACAACTTCGTGCTTTCGGCCTCTTTCTCCGCCGGTATCGCCATTGCTGGCATTCTCATGCTCTTCACCGTGCAAtggctcggcgccgaggttgacTGGTGGGGTAACAGCCAGGTCAGTGCTGGTTGTGAGGGCAAGGCGTGCACTCTGAAGACCCTGGCCGAGGGAGAGCGATTCTACCCCTGGTGGAACCCGTCCCAAGTCCCGGCTCCTTAA
- a CDS encoding Putative major facilitator, sugar transporter, major facilitator superfamily, protein MGSKLYFGLTGNALSVLQIALVVCPAFILFGYNQAGLGGLLTTEDWVKTFPEIDTVHTTGATKNANSTLQGFVVATFTIGALFGSLSCSWSGNAFGRRNVIFFAGVCTLVGEVLECASFHLAQLIVGRLIVGFGIGQLSSIVPVWQSETSGAKNRGRQVVLTGLFTCVGYVLESWINLGFWELKTGPVTWRPPIAIAIIFSLVMMGSIYLLPESPRWLVMKGHSEQARSIIAAFRGLPEDSMEVMAEVAGIEHSLEETTQNAAKLSDMLKMGDDKLLYRFGLCIMLQFYQQMSGSNLVSVYAPILFQQNLGMEPEASKALAGGALTWKFLSSFLAFFAIDRFGRRAVFIFSGFGMCACMTCLAITTSFPKDNQAAQIAAGCFIYLFNTFVPIGFLGANFLYCTEIAPIRLRMAMSSISTANHWLWNFIVVMVTPVALNTIGWQYYIVYAVISACIPVSVYFLFPETMGRNLEEIEMLFKESPSVFATVKFAKNRPIAMPQEFESDKPNQKADYVEKATDDSA, encoded by the exons ATGGGTTCGAAGCTCTACTTCGGCCTCACGGGCAACGCCTTGAGCGTTCTTCAaatcgccctcgtcgtctgcccggccttcatcctcttcggATACAAccaggccggcctcggcggcctgctcaCCACTGAGGATTGGGTCAAGACCTTCCCGGAGATCGACACCGTCCACACCACCGGCGCCACCAAGAACGCCAACTCGACGCTGCagggcttcgtcgtcgccacaTTCACCATCGGTGCCCTCTTCGGCTCCCTCTCCTGCTCCTGGTCCGGCAACGCCTTTGGCCGCCGCAACGTCATCTTCTTTGCCGGTGTCTgcaccctcgtcggcgaggtcctcgagtGTGCCTCCTTCCACCTGGCACAGCTCATCGTTGGCCGTCTCATCGTCGGTTTCGGCATTGGCCAGCTCAGTTCCATCGTGCCCGTCTGGCAGAGTGAGACGTCCGGTGCCAAGAACCGCGGTCGCCAGGTCGTCCTCACTGGTCTCTTCACCTGTGTCGGTTACGTCTTGGAGAGCTGGATCAACTTAGGCTTCTGGGAGCTCAAGACCGGCCCCGTCACGTGGCGCCCtcccatcgccatcgccatcattTTCTCCCTCGTCATGATGGGCAGCATCTACCTCCTTCCCGAGTCGCCCCGCTGGCTCGTCATGAAGGGTCATTCGGAGCAGGCTCGCAGCATCATTGCTGCCTTCAGGGGACTGCCCGAGGATTCTATGGAGGTCATGGCCGAAgtcgccggcatcgagcACTCGCTCGAGGAGACCACTCAGAACGCTGCCAAACTCAGTGACATGCTCAAGATGGGCGACGACAAGCTTCTCTACCGCTTCGGCCTCTGCATCATGCTCCAGTTCTACCAGCAGATGTCCGGAAGCAACCTCGTCTCCGTCTATGCCCCCATCCTGTTCCAGCAGAACCTTGGCATGGAGCCCGAGGCGTCCAAGGCTCTGGCTGGTGGCGCCCTCACCTGGAAGTTCCTCTCGTCCTTcctggccttcttcgccatcgaTCGGTTCGGTCGccgcgccgtcttcatcttcagCGGCTTCGGCATGTGTGCCTGCATGACCTGCCTGGCCATCACGACCTCGTTCCCCAAGGACAACCAGGCTGCCcagatcgccgccggctgctTCATCTACCTTTTCAACACCTTCGTCCCCATCGGCTTCTTGGGCGCCAACTTCCTCTACTGCACTGAGATCGCCCCCATCCGTCTCCGCATGGCCATGTCTTCCATCTCCACCGCCAACCACTGGCTCTG GAACTTTATCGTCGTCATGGTTACCCCTGTTgccctcaacaccatcggCTGGCAATACTACATCGTGtacgccgtcatctcggcctgCATCCCCGTCAGCGTctacttcctcttccccgaGACCATGGGTCGCAATCTGGAGGAGATTGAGATGCTCTTCAAAGAGTCTCCTTCGGTGTTCGCCACGGTCAAGTTCGCCAAGAACCGGCCAATTGCCATGCCCCAGGAGTTTGAGAGCGACAAGCCGAACCAGAAGGCCGACTACGTAGAGAAGGCTACTGACGACTCTGCCTGA
- a CDS encoding Putative LITAF domain containing protein yields MNKTYFETMAQDQPTEDSSIRSPLPQYQAMHTPASSTACANASFCNASHCHIAQSCHHGQADGSTAQSNVVPVALLRRWPALIECPGCRAVLPTNTDHVVGKGSHWMAAMFFCTTVIGVFIPYAITSFKDIRHSCARCGRKVATQRFGSGTKAHLM; encoded by the exons ATGAACAAGACTTACTTTG AAACCATGGCCCAAGACCAGCCTACCGAAGACTCGAGCATTCGATCCCCTCTGCCCCAATACCAAGCCATGCACACTCCTGCCTCTTCGACTGCTTGTGCGAACGCCAGCTTTTGCAACGCTAGCCATTGCCATATCGCTCAGTCATGCCATCATGGGCAAGCTGATGGGTCAACGGCTCAGTCCAACGTTGTGCCTGTTGCCCTCTTGAGAAGATGGCCGGCCTTAATCGAGTGCCCTGGGTGCAGAGCGGTTTTGCCCACCAACACTGACCACGTGGTCGGGAAGGGATCCCA CTGGATGGCCGCCATGTTCTTCTGCACCACCGTCATCGGCGTGTTCATTCCCTACGCTATAACATCGTTCAAGGATATTCGACATTCCTGCGCGCGCTGCGGACGTAAGGTTGCCACTCAACGATTCGGTAGTGGCACCAAAGCCCATTTGATGTAA
- a CDS encoding uncharacterized protein (Putative transcription factor domain, fungi, zn(2)-C6 fungal-type DNA-binding domain superfamily), translated as MTPSCTPCVNRNNECVYQQMQRRRGPGRSKMYIQALEERLSKMEAVLSQAGLPRPGAPPTRVSPSETDAASVSVFAGPPVTSGTTAGPNPSTDAQQAGFAQASTDHPMVDEAGPSIPRMSQNSSEQSDQRGSQTPAPPPRDIPEPPKQLSNKMPVFAVIASRMREVNTASYCSTFNRQVFTPRLEREEAITMLMPLYDDVIDNYPLLNFHYFVRHFEKLPEADNTFNNTSGWAYMNAVISVGTRRKSINNAFQDVCQLAWPFFKNAFSVLTELMVKGTDLLAVQAIVAMAVFMQGTTCMRTAALLSSSAARLSQSIGLHRQPCVMMSMCVQDVEARSRVFWAAYILEKEMGLNHGLDSIQDDDDIETELPSGRGDGVDVLNLRAKLAMVESSIRRRLYTAKGLRLTDDDLVKAIIDLDALLEEWRSSLPAELQPSYEPRTASPDIASDILNLHLAFFRCTMMVHWAARRHNQYPTMAVLVGTSGGFEMPYIQLSFSQKRCRMAAHATIGLFRTISTPQYADLWRILCYPLCASLTLLTDVLENPGCSRARGDLAATRSFAHFLQKFEKSEGCDLKRVLTACAFLQRTAQRAVDDAQNMMHAQNLVVNDGPGVPLIPGFNLSEDAQVLQALLGAATHPMYLVQGLMGTLPNRDQRLITRLAHLLGTPLESGKPGSPLGPQPLQPETYGFGFGQGQAGSDPTANWS; from the exons ATGACTCCATCGTGCACTCCTTGTGTCAACCGCAACAACGAGTGCGTGTACCAACAAATGCAGAGGCGCCGTGGTCCAGGCCGGAG CAAAATGTACATCCAAGCCCTTGAAGAGCGGCTTTCCAAAATGGAGGCTGTTCTTAGCCAGGCTGGGCTTCCGAGGCCGGGTGCGCCGCCAACGAGGGTGTCCCCTTCAGAAACTGACGCCGCGTCCGTGTCTGTGTTCGCCGGTCCGCCCGTGACGTCTGGCACAACTGCTGGGCCCAACCCCAGCACCGACGCTCAGCAAGCTGGTTTTGCCCAGGCATCAACAGACCATCCAATGGTCGATGAAGCAGGGCCGTCGATCCCTCGTATGTCCCAAAACTCTAGCGAACAGTCGGATCAACGAGGCAGCCAGACGCCTGCGCCCCCGCCTCGGGATATCCCAGAACCGCCGAAGCAGCTCTCAAACAAGATGCCCGTGTTTGCCGTCATTGCAAGCCGAATGCGAGAGGTCAATACTGCATCTTACTGCTCTACATTCAACAGACAGGTCTTTACGCCTCGCCtcgagagagaagaggccATCACGATGTTGATGCCTCTGTATGACGACGTCATCGACAATTACCCCCTTCTCAACTTTCACTATTTCGTCCGTCATTTCGAGAAGCTGCCAGAGGCCGACAACACCTTCAACAACACATCCGGCTGGGCATACATGAATGCTGTTATCTCTGTTGGGACTCGGCGAAAGTCCATCAACAACGCATTCCAGGATGTCTGCCAACTTGCTTGGCCCTTTTTCAAAAACGCTTTTTCCGTCCTGACGGAGTTGATGGTCAAGGGTACCGACCTGTTGGCCGTGCAGGCCATAGTCGCCATGGCAGTGTTCATGCAGGGGACCACGTGCATGAGGACGGCGGCTCTCCTGTCGTCTTCCGCGGCGAGACTATCGCAGAGCATCGGCCTGCATAGACAGCCTTGTGTCATGATGTCAATGTGCGTACAGGATGTGGAGGCGCGAAGTCGGGTATTCTGGGCGGCGTATATCCTCGAAAAAGAGATGGGTCTGAACCACGGGCTTGACTCTATacaagacgacgatgatATTGAGACAGAGCTACCGAGCGGCCGCGGAGACGGTGTCGATGTGCTGAACCTGAGAGCGAAGCTTGCCATGGTGGAGTCCTCTATCCGGAGACGACTGTACACAGCGAAAGGCCTTCGACTCACCGATGACGATCTagtcaaggccatcatcgacctTGATGCTCTCCTTGAAGAATGGAGGTCAAGCCTGCCTGCTGAACTCCAACCATCGTATGAGCCCCGGACGGCGAGCCCGGACATCGCTTCCGACATCTTGAATCTGCACTTGGCATTCTTCAGGTGCACGATGATGGTGCACTGGGCTGCGAGACGACACAACCAATACCCGACAATGGCCGTACTCGTGGGGACGTCAGGCGGGTTCGAGATGCCCTACATCCAGCTTTCCTTTTCGCAGAAGCGATGTcggatggcggcgcacgCGACCATCGGACTATTTCGAACCATCTCCACGCCACAATATGCCGACTTGTG GCGAATACTCTGCTATCCTCTGTGCGCCAGTCTGACGCTCTTGACGGATGTGCTCGAGAACCCAGGCTGCTCTCGTGCTCGCGGCGACTTGGCGGCGACAAGAAGCTTTGCCCATTTCCTCCAGAAGTTCGAAAAGTCGGAAGGCTGCGACCTGAAGCGCGTCTTGACGGCGTGCGCCTTCTTGCAGAGGACCGCGCAAcgtgccgtcgacgatgcgcaGAACATGATGCACGCCCAGAACCTCGTGGTTAACGACGGCCCCGGTGTGCCACTGATACCGGGTTTCAATCTCAGTGAGGACGCGCAG GTCTTACAGGCGCTGCTTGGAGCCGCAACCCATCCCATGTATCTCGTCCAGGGACTGATGGGGACCTTGCCCAACCGAGATCAACGTCTCATAACGAGACTTGCCCACCTTCTCGGCACTCCCTTGGAGAGTGGCAAACCTGGAAGTCCTCTTGGGCCACAACCGTTGCAGCCGGAGACGtacggcttcggcttcggccaaGGTCAAGCGGGAAGTGATCCAACAGCGAACTGGTCCTGA